In Gossypium arboreum isolate Shixiya-1 chromosome 6, ASM2569848v2, whole genome shotgun sequence, the following are encoded in one genomic region:
- the LOC108459702 gene encoding uncharacterized protein LOC108459702, translating into MSATGEGSGSSRKKQRVLASFASTEVDSDDEVTNELKEACHKRRRDHATTSGGVVVTVALPASPIDPILEKLPPGAALGGSLKLTSPNGEGNTLFPWREQLDGRMYPYYLDDVMKK; encoded by the coding sequence ATGTCCGCAACAGGTGAAGGTAGTGGTAGCTCTCGCAAGAAGCAGAGGGTGCTAGCGAGCTTTGCAAGTACCGAGGTTGATAGTGATGATGAAGTAACGAATGAACTGAAGGAAGCTTGCCATAAGAGGAGGAGGGATCATGCGACAACTTCAGGAGGTGTGGTGGTAACAGTTGCCCTTCCTGCATCACCAATTGATCCCATTCTAGAAAAATTGCCTCCTGGTGCTGCTCTAGGGGGTTCACTGAAATTAACATCTCCGAATGGTGAAGGAAATACCCTTTTTCCCTGGCGCGAGCAGCTTGATGGAAGGATGTATCCCTATTATCTTGATGATGTGATGAAGAAATGA